The sequence TGTCTGGAATCGTTTAGGTAAGTCCATTGAATAAGGAGATTGTGATGAAACACCAGCGTGGTATGACATTAATTGGCTGGGTCATTGTCATGGCCTTGATCGCTTTCTTTGTCACATTAGCGATTCGTTTGGTGCCGATGTATCAGGAATATTATGGTGTGGTTCAGATTATGGAAGATATGAAAACCGAACTGCGTAATAACAACTTATCCAAAAATGAAGTGCAAACCTTGCTTTCCAAGCGTTTTAATATTGGCTATATCAGCAGTGTAAAGCGTGATGATGTTGAAGTATTTCGTGGTAAGAATAAGGCATATGTGACCAAGATTGTCATTGATTATGAAGTCAGAAAACCGTTTTTTGCCCAGATTGATCTTGTGGGGCATTTCCACAAAGAAATTGATGTAGAGCCACAGCTATAATGATAACCCAGCGGCAAAAAGCCCTGTGCAAACAGTTAAAAGTAGAATTTAAAGATATCGCCTTCTTACAACAGGCATTAACGCACCGTAGCGCAGATCCAAAAAATAACGAACGTCTGGAATACTTGGGTGATGCTATCCTGAGCTTTGTGATAGCTGAAGAGTTATTTAACCGGTTTCCTCAGGTTAAGGAAGGAAAGTTAAGCCGGTTAAGAGCGTCTTTAGTGAAAGGTGAAACACTCGCTGAACTTGGCCGAGAGCTAAAGTTAGGTGATGTGTTGATACTGGGGCCCGGCGAGTTAAAGAGTGGTGGCTTTCGGCGGGAGTCTATTCTGGCTGATGCTGTCGAAGCTATCCTGGGCGCACTTTATCTGGATAGTGGCCTGACCCCGGTTAAAGATCTTATTTTAAGATTATTTGCTGAAAGATTAGATGCGATCGACGTCACAGAAACGGTCAAAGATCCCAAAACACGCTTACAAGAGTTATTACAGAGTCGTAAGCAGCCCCTGCCTTTGTATAGCGTGAAAGAATTAAAAACCGATAAAAAACAACCGGTATTTGAAGCTTCCTGTCAGATTACCTTGCTGGATAAGGTCGTGGTTGCTCAAGGTAGCAGTCACCGA is a genomic window of Methylophaga thalassica containing:
- a CDS encoding DUF4845 domain-containing protein, which encodes MKHQRGMTLIGWVIVMALIAFFVTLAIRLVPMYQEYYGVVQIMEDMKTELRNNNLSKNEVQTLLSKRFNIGYISSVKRDDVEVFRGKNKAYVTKIVIDYEVRKPFFAQIDLVGHFHKEIDVEPQL
- the rnc gene encoding ribonuclease III produces the protein MITQRQKALCKQLKVEFKDIAFLQQALTHRSADPKNNERLEYLGDAILSFVIAEELFNRFPQVKEGKLSRLRASLVKGETLAELGRELKLGDVLILGPGELKSGGFRRESILADAVEAILGALYLDSGLTPVKDLILRLFAERLDAIDVTETVKDPKTRLQELLQSRKQPLPLYSVKELKTDKKQPVFEASCQITLLDKVVVAQGSSHRKAEKKAAERALTLIEGKQ